GTCGCTTACGGCGATCAGGCCACCCAGCGCGCCGTAAGCCTTGCGATCGGCGCGCATCAGTTCCAGCAGTTCGCGCAGGCTTTCCTGCGCGAAGGTGCAGGTCTGCCGGTCCAGTTCGGCGCGGGTCAGTTCGATGAAGCTATCCAGCAGACGGGCATGCACCCGGCAGGCGGAGCGGAGTTCGGTGGCAATGATCGGGGTGCGCATGTCGACTGGCCCTTCGGCTCATGTTGAACGTGCCCCCATTACGCTATTTGCCGGTTAATGACCGGTAAAAGAATGTATCTCGCGAGCGATTTCAGACGAACTACCCCTTTTGAGAAAACAAGCCGCGTGGCTTCGCGGTATTCAAGGGGCCTTATGGTCCTGAAAACGCCCATGTTGTCCTGGCTGCATTTTTTCATCTGTTGATGGCACAGACATAAGCCGATCCGATCTGGGGGGGATCAGGTTGGTCAGCTTCGCGTAAGCCTCCAGCCGGAACTCTTCCAGCTGTTCCGCGACTTCATCGGGCGAGCGGCCTAGCGAGCGAAGCAGCAAGCCGCCGAGACGGAGACTGCCTTCCATCATCTCCGGAACCACGTGGGTCGCACCGGCCTCGCGCAGATGGGCCTGATGCTCATGATCCCGCGCGCGCGCATGGATGTCGAGCAGGGGGCACAGCCGCCGGATCGCCTCGACCGCCTTTTCGGCCGCCTGGGGCTGGTCGAGCGTCACCACGGCGGCTCGGGCCCGGTTGACGCCGGCCGCCTTCAGGACCTCGGCCCGGCTGGCATCGCCGTAATAGATCGGCAGGCCGCGCGCCCTGCCTTCCGCGACCCGCGAAGGTTCCAGGTCGAAGGCCATGTAGGGCAGGCGCTGCGCTTCCAGCAGCCTGGCGATGGTCTGTCCGACCCGCCCGAACCCGGCGATGATCACGTGGCCCTTGAAGTCGCGCGCGTCCTCCTCCAGCCGGTGGAGTTCGGCCGGACCGACCCGCGGCGTCAGCAGCACGGCGAGCCAGCGGCCGCCCACCATCAGGAACGGCGTCAGCGCCATGGTGAGCGCCACGACCGCGAGCATGAGCTGGCCTACCTGGCCCCCCAGCACGCCCAAGGCCATCGCGAGGCTGAACAGGACGAAGGCGAACTCGCCGCCCTGGCCGAGGCTGAGCCCGACCTGCGCCGACACCGCCGTGGGGAAGCCGAAGGCGCGGCACAGCACGGTCAGCACGACCGCCTTGCCGAGCACCAGCGCCGCGACCAGCGACAGCACCAGCGGCGCTTCCCGGACAACCAGTCCCAGGTCGATCGTCATCCCGACGGTCATGAAGAACAGGGCGAGCAGGATTCCGCGGAACGGCTCGATGTCGCCCTCGACCTGATGGCGGTACTCCGTCTCGGCGATCAGCAAACCGGCCAGGAAGGCGCCCAGCGCCATCGACAGCCCGGCGATCTCCGTCACGTAGCTGACGCCGAGCACGACCAGCAGCGTCACGCCGGTGAACAGCTCCGGCGACTTCGCCGCGGCGACCGCGCGCAACGCCGGCCGCAGGA
This Skermanella mucosa DNA region includes the following protein-coding sequences:
- a CDS encoding monovalent cation:proton antiporter-2 (CPA2) family protein, which encodes MHATQDLHDVLIVLAAAILVVPIFQRLRSSPVLGYLVAGMLIGPAGLAIVSDVSGMTVLANFGVVFLLFTIGLELSIERLKAIRFHVFGLGTLQVVVTAALFYFAARWLGQPREAAAILAGGLALSSTAIVLQILVERGELPTRHGRVAFAILLLQDLAVVPLLTLVPLLAAGGTRLAGALGIAALKAVAALLLILIVGRLILRPALRAVAAAKSPELFTGVTLLVVLGVSYVTEIAGLSMALGAFLAGLLIAETEYRHQVEGDIEPFRGILLALFFMTVGMTIDLGLVVREAPLVLSLVAALVLGKAVVLTVLCRAFGFPTAVSAQVGLSLGQGGEFAFVLFSLAMALGVLGGQVGQLMLAVVALTMALTPFLMVGGRWLAVLLTPRVGPAELHRLEEDARDFKGHVIIAGFGRVGQTIARLLEAQRLPYMAFDLEPSRVAEGRARGLPIYYGDASRAEVLKAAGVNRARAAVVTLDQPQAAEKAVEAIRRLCPLLDIHARARDHEHQAHLREAGATHVVPEMMEGSLRLGGLLLRSLGRSPDEVAEQLEEFRLEAYAKLTNLIPPRSDRLMSVPSTDEKMQPGQHGRFQDHKAP